A genome region from Anastrepha obliqua isolate idAnaObli1 chromosome 4, idAnaObli1_1.0, whole genome shotgun sequence includes the following:
- the LOC129246495 gene encoding 1,4-alpha-glucan-branching enzyme — protein MDPMKVEVKRIDDLLKLDGYLKPFEREIRRRHGVLKEWIGKIDQLEGGMDAFSQGYKHYGLHFQPDNSVIAREWAPGAQQVYLTGDFNNWHWEAHPYKKLDFGKWELHLPANADGSAPIKHLSEVKVIIRNQAGHLLDRLSPWATYVRQPPKEANQGVNYKQYVWNPPPTERYICKHPRPKRPKSLRIYECHVGIASQEPRVGSYQNFAENIIPRIKRQGYNAIQVMAIMEHAYYASFGYQVTSFYAASSRYGTPEELKRMIDVAHEHGLFVLLDVVHSHASKNVQDGLNQFDGTNACYFHDGARGEHALWDSRLFNYVEFEVLRFLLSNLRWWHDEYFFDGYRFDGVTSMLYHSRGIGEGFSGDYNEYFGLNVDTDALNYLGLANYMLHTQNPEVITIAEDVSGMPTLCRPVDEGGIGFDYRLAMAIPDKWIQLLKLHTDDTWNIGDIVHTLTNRRWMESAVAYAESHDQALVGDKTIAFWLMDKEMYTHMSTLSEPSLIIDRGIALHKMIRLITHALGGEAYLNFMGNEFGHPEWLDFPRVGNNDSYHYARRQWNLVDDQMLKYKFLNEFDRAMNEAEERYGWLHSNPGYVSWKHEGDKVIAFERAGLVFVFNFHPTQSFTGYRVGTNWAGTYQAVLSSDDELFGGHNRIDKSCKHFTRPEGYAGRENFFEVYTPSRTVVVYAHVSD, from the exons ATGGATCCAATGAAAGTTGAAGTGAAACGCATTGATGACCTCTTGAAGTTAGATGGCTATTTGAAGCCGTTCGAACGTGAAATCCGACGCAG ACATGGCGTACTCAAGGAGTGGATCGGTAAAATCGATCAACTTGAAGGCGGTATGGACGCTTTTTCGCAGGGCTACAAACACTACGGTCTACACTTTCAGCCAGATAACTCGGTGATTGCGCGTGAATGGGCGCCCGGCGCGCAGCAAGTTTACCTCACTGGCGATTTTA ACAACTGGCATTGGGAGGCGCATCCCTATAAAAAACTCGATTTCGGCAAGTGGGAATTGCATTTGCCAGCCAATGCCGATGGCAGCGCACCCATTAAGCATCTTAGCGAAGTGAAGGTGATCATACGCAACCAGGCTGGTCACTTGTTGGATCGCCTCTCTCCCTGGGCCACATACGTGCGCCAACCGCCCAAAGAGGCCAATCAGGGCGTCAACTATAAGCAGTATGTGTGGAATCCACCGCCAACGGAGCGCTACATTTGCAAACATCCACGACCCAAACGTCCCAAATCGTTGCGCATCTATGAATGTCATGTGGGCATAGCTTCGCAAGAGCCGCGCGTCGGCTCATATCAGAATTTTGCCGAAAACATAATACCGCGCATCAAGCGTCAAGGGTACAATGCCATACAAGTGATGGCCATCATGGAGCATGCGTACTACGCTAGCTTTGGCTACCAGGTGACCAGTTTCTATGCCGCCTCAAGCCGTTATGGCACGCCCGAGGAGCTGAAACGCATGATCGATGTGGCGCATGAACACGGCTTATTTGTGCTGTTGGATGTGGTGCATTCACATGCGAGCAAGAACGTGCAAGATGGGCTAAATCAGTTTGATGGCACTAATGCGTGCTACTTCCATGATGGTGCGCGCGGTGAACATGCATTGTGGGATAGTCGACTTTTCAATTACGTGGAGTTTGAGGTGTTGCGCTTTTTGCTCTCCAATTTGCGTTGGTGGCATGATGAGTACTTCTTCGATGGCTATCG TTTTGATGGTGTAACTTCCATGTTATATCATTCACGCGGCATTGGCGAAGGTTTCAGCGGTGACTATAATGAATATTTTGGCCTAAATGTTGATACGgacgcgttgaattatttgggACTAGCCAACTATATGCTGCACACACAGAATCCAGAAGTCATCACCATTGCAGAG GACGTCTCCGGTATGCCCACTCTTTGCCGGCCGGTGGACGAAGGTGGCATCGGTTTCGACTACCGTCTAGCCATGGCCATACCTGACAAATGGATCCAACTGCTGAAGTTGCACACAGATGACACATGGAATATTGGCGACATTGTGCACACGCTGACAAATCGTCGCTGGATGGAGAGCGCTGTCGCCTATGCTGAGTCGCACGATCAGGCACTGGTGGGTGATAAAACGATCGCCTTCTGGCTAATGGACAAGGAAATGTACACGCACATGTCCACACTCTCTGAGCCGTCGTTGATCATCGATCGCGGTATTGCGCTGCACAAAATGATACGCTTGATCACGCATGCACTTGGTGGTGAGGCGTATCTGAATTTTATGGGCAATGAGTTTGGCCATCCTGAGTGGTTGGATTTCCCACGTGTGGGCAATAATGATTCCTATCACTATGCGCGTCGTCAATGGAATTTGGTCGATGACCAGATGTTGAAGTACAAATTTTTGAACGAGTTCGATCGTGCCATGAATGAGGCAGAAGAACGTTACGGTTGGCTGCATTCGAATCCGGGATATGTGAGCTGGAAGCATGAGGGTGACAAGGTGATTGCGTTTGAACGTGCTGGCTTAGTGTTTGTATTCAATTTCCATCCGACGCAAAGTTTCACTGGCTACCGCGTCGGCACGAATTGGGCTGGTACTTACCAAGCTGTGCTGAGCTCGGATGATGAATTGTTTGGCGGTCATAATCGCATCGACAAGAGTTGCAAGCATTTTACGCGACCTGAAGGCTATGCCGGACGGGAGAATTTCTTTGAG GTTTATACACCCTCCCGCACAGTTGTGGTTTACGCACATGTCAGCGACTAG
- the LOC129246494 gene encoding mucin-2 produces the protein MTGFSKNQPVSDTNNQNKQNKQNSNNNNNDNHNPLINNTNSPFQQPTPPLPPPPPPVKRKVGRPRKYPANTQNPLQTSSKSKPGRKPKTASAQTPATTPRPSTTSLTSPIPSLLASPTISDNAIHHFSSTTAAHSLSTTATTTTTNTGFINDNTQTKTATQAIHNSTLPTTITTPITQPQCSNSNNNAATSWPPTPPPSSTSVPINMGIVGGGGGGGGGGPFGDKHNSKSQMGAVTSTGNGGVKYNINNNNNMTNSFVDEFTDFVLNDRYGGKLTTTNCFSHFQIPSSLLPIKTNERSTRHRTIVGGEPGSTIIRNGNNTVITATNSNNNKKSSLQSRTVQLLVTRRPIITSASNNNTQIVAANTSAAATQTATIVAPGVLKITSAHTNPNSNNHIIQTASGTETVVIEEEDDELLSASAGSSGDDGSTSPGALAMSATTAQILRKFRIPKGTALTAKVSSVEAVANASETLICSASTSPAPSPIHSTTCSPAPSAATPNSVDLVEEVIETDENSTCHSNEALMPADTTTATADTITECDTEAVQGADTNTTTTTVLVPAGSDGGPVTATTATALPQIQLQTVQPNGTVTCINLPPNTILLTAPDGSTILATATPQQLSKLTHPQQQQQQQQIISMQDWNGGGAGGGSSTTVDGNTATVLQAVQTAASHHHQAATATQTLLLTADGTAIPLIQAAPSVATSATGTTTNSAAAAAAAAAQIVAAQQAEALKAQVLA, from the exons ATGACAG gtttttctaaaaatcaacCAGTTAGCGATACCAACAACcagaataaacaaaacaaacagaacagcaacaacaacaacaatgacaatCATAATCCTCTCATTAACAACACAAATTCTCCCTTCCAACAACCAACACCACcactaccaccaccaccacccccAGTAAAACGCAAAGTTGGCAGACCACGAAAATATCCAGCAAATACACAAAATCCACTACAGACCTCTTCTAAGTCAAAACCCGGTAGAAAACCAAAAACAGCATCTGCACAAACACCAGCAACTACTCCCAGACCTTCAACAACATCATTAACATCACCAATACCATCATTGCTTGCATCTCCCACTATCAGTGATAACGCCATCCATCATTTCAGCAGCACCACAGCAGCACACTCATTATCAACGACAgcaactacaacaactacaaataCAGGGTTTATCAACGATAATACACAAACCAAGACCGCCACACAAGCCATACACAACAGCACActaccaacaacaataactacaCCTATTACACAGCCACAAtgtagcaacagcaacaacaatgcagCAACAAGTTGGCCTCCAACACCTCCACCATCATCGACGTCAGTGCCCATCAACATGGGTattgttggtggtggtggtggtggtggtggtgggggTCCCTTTGGTGACAAGCACAACAGCAAGAGTCAAATGGGCGCAGTCACCAGCACAGGCAATGGCGGCGTTAaatacaacatcaacaacaacaacaatatgacGAATAGTTTCGTTGATGAATTTactgattttgttttgaatgatcgCTATGGCGGTAAACTAACCACTACAAATTGCTTTTCCCACTTTCAAATACCATCATCACTCCTACCAATCAAAACAAACGAACGCTCCACGCGACATAGGACTATCGTTGGAGGTGAGCCGGGCAGCACGATCATTCGAAATGGCAACAATACGGTCATCACCGCCACTAACAGCAATAATAACAAGAAGTCGTCGTTGCAGTCGCGCACAGTGCAATTGCTAGTGACGCGGCGTCCCATCATCACAAGTGCCAGCAATAACAACACGCAAATCGTTGCCGCCAACACCAGCGCGGCCGCCACACAAACGGCTACCATAGTCGCACCCGGTGTACTAAAAATCACATCGGCACATACGAACCCGAACAGCAACAACCACATTATCCAAACTGCTTCTGGTACGGAGACGGTCGTTATTGAGGAGGAAGACGATGAGCTGCTTTCAGCTTCGGCGGGATCGAGTGGTGATGATGGCTCAACGTCGCCCGGCGCGCTTGCCATGTCAGCGACAACGGCACAAATATTACGTAAGTTCCGTATACCCAAGGGCACCGCATTGACGGCGAAAGTGAGCAGCGTTGAAGCGGTAGCTAACGCGTCGGAAACTCTGATCTGCAGCGCATCGACATCACCAGCACCATCGCCAATACATTCCACTACCTGTTCGCCTGCACCGTCGGCTGCAACACCGAACTCCGTAGATCTGGTTGAGGAAGTGATCGAGACAGATGAGAATTCGACGTGTCATTCAAATGAAGCGCTAATGCCAGCCGACACCACCACCGCAACAGCTGACACTATAACCGAATGCGATACGGAAGCAGTACAGGGCGCTGATACCAACACCACTACCACCACAGTTTTAGTGCCAGCTGGCAGTGATGGCGGCCCAGTGACAGCAACTACCGCCACAGCGTTACCACAAATCCAGCTGCAAACAGTGCAACCGAATGGCACGGTAACCTGCATCAATTTGCCGCCTAATACGATTCTACTCACCGCGCCGGATGGTTCAACTATACTTGCCACAGCGACGCCGCAACAGCTCAGCAAACTTACACAtccacagcagcagcagcaacaacaacaaatcataTCGATGCAAGATTGGAATGGCGGTGGCGCTGGCGGGGGTAGTAGCACCACTGTTGATGGCAATACAGCAACTGTGCTGCAAGCTGTGCAAACTGCAGCCTCACATCATCACCAAGCAGCTACGGCAACACAAACACTGCTACTCACCGCCGATGGCACCGCAATACCACTTATACAGGCAGCACCAAGCGTTGCCACCAGCGCCACTGGCACAACGACGAATTCggcggcggcagcagcagcggccGCAGCGCAAATCGTAGCCGCTCAACAAGCTGAAGCGCTGAAGGCTCAAGTGTTGGCGTAG
- the LOC129246496 gene encoding serine palmitoyltransferase 1: MVAIPYLFNEIERIFQNTPLYVIVLEAFLLLSVIWLLLFKRNGRGKRYSKEEEEEIISKYEPEPLIAETDPDHPLLKTRLVQSKVGKRVVVDGHDCLNLATHNYLGLLEDEKILEDACATLKKYGVGSCGPRGFYGTMDVHLDLEDRLAKFMGMEEAVVYSYGFSTIASAIQAYAKRGDVIFADEKVNFAIQKGLDASRSTIYYYKHNNMADLERLLIEQQQRDIKNPNKAAKTRRFIVAEGIYMNTGEICPLPALVALRAKYKLRLFLDESISFGTLGKTGHGLTEHFNVDLVEVDLIIAGMENSLATIGGFCVGSHFIVEHQRLSGLGYCFSASLPPLLTQAAISALDRFEREPQMFLELQEISRKVQEEFNKFSKLKLCASELSPVKHLYIAEQRENADKERELLTEIANKCIARDIAIVEAHYLENLEKQPIRHSIRITVNRLLTANDIKQAFDVIESVANEVL; the protein is encoded by the exons ATGGTGGCTATACCTTATTTATTCAACGAGATCGAAcgcatttttcaaaat ACGCCGCTCTATGTGATTGTCTTAGAAGCCTTTCTACTTCTTTCGGTCATATGGTTGCTACTTTTCAAGCGTAATGGGCGCGGCAAGCGTTATagcaaagaagaggaagaagaaattatttccaaatacgAACCCGAACCACTCATAGCTGAAACCGATCCGGATCATCCGCTACTGAAAACGCGCTTGGTACAATCGAAAGTTGGCAAACGTGTTGTGGTTGATGGACATGATTGTCTTAATTTGGCAACCCATAACTATTTGGGATTACTagaagatgaaaaaatattagagGATGCTTGTGCcactttgaagaagtacggagTAGGTTCATGTGGTCCACGTGGCTTTTATGGAACTATGGATGTGCATTTGGATTTGGAAGATCGTTTGGCAAAGTTTATGGGAATGGAAGAGGCAGTGGTCTATTCGTATGGATTTTCTACTATAGCAAGTGCCATACAAGCGTATGCAAAGCGTGGTGACGTGATATTTGc CGACGAAAAGGTCAATTTTGCTATACAAAAAGGTTTGGATGCATCGCGTAGTACAATTTACTACTACAAGCATAATAATATGGCTGATTTGGAGCGCTTATTGATCGAACAACAACAGCGCGATATAAAG AACCCAAATAAAGCCGCGAAAACTCGCCGCTTCATAGTTGCCGAGGGTATTTACATGAACACTGGCGAAATATGCCCGCTTCCCGCATTGGTAGCGCTGCGTGCCAAGTATAAGTTGCGTTTGTTCCTAGACGAAAGTATTTCCTTCGGCACACTTGGCAAAACCGGGCATGGTCTCACCGAGCACTTTAATGTCGAT CTCGTTGAAGTTGACCTCATTATAGCGGGCATGGAAAATTCTTTGGCCACAATTGGTGGCTTCTGTGTTGGCTCGCACTTCATTGTCGAACATCAGCGACTTTCTGGACTCGGTTATTGCTTCTCAGCTTCACTGCCACCACTACTAACACAAGCAGCAATCTCAGCGCTGGATCGTTTTGAGCGCGAGCCGCAAATGTTTTTGGAGCTACAGGAAATATCGCGTAAAGTGCAGGAGGAATTcaacaaattctcaaaattaaaattgtgcGCAAGCGAACTTTCACCAGTCAAGCATTTGTATATCGCCGAGCAACGTGAGAATGCTGATAAGGAACGTGAGTTGCTCACCGAAATCGCCAACAAG TGCATTGCACGCGATATCGCTATCGTTGAGGCGCACTATTTGGAGAACTTGGAAAAGCAACCAATACGTCATAGCATACGGATTACTGTGAACCGCTTACTCACCGCCAACGATATCAAACAAGCTTTCGATGTAATTGAAAGTGTGGCTAACGAAGTGCTGTAA